A part of Gemmatimonadota bacterium genomic DNA contains:
- a CDS encoding GNAT family N-acetyltransferase, which yields MIELRGKKVVLRTMEREHCRTLWEHYELEEPIPTEPVRPGHSLEGSEKWFEEIQEQQGKSQVYLGIFSPDGNLLGDIQLSGIDLRNRTASLGAGIARRRDRGKGYCTDAALVILRFGFEHLDLYRISAVTAANNTGAIRVLEKLEFTQEGCEREAIYWSNRRWDRLLFGILRTEFESRHDTDY from the coding sequence GTGGTAAAAAAGTGGTACTGCGGACAATGGAACGCGAGCATTGCCGCACCCTTTGGGAACATTATGAACTCGAAGAGCCAATACCGACAGAACCAGTCAGGCCCGGTCATTCACTCGAGGGTTCGGAAAAATGGTTCGAGGAGATCCAGGAGCAACAAGGAAAGAGTCAAGTTTACCTGGGCATTTTCAGTCCAGATGGAAATCTCCTTGGCGATATTCAGTTGTCGGGAATCGACTTGAGAAATCGTACCGCCAGCCTCGGTGCTGGCATTGCCCGCAGGAGGGATAGAGGTAAGGGGTACTGCACAGATGCCGCACTGGTAATCCTTCGATTTGGATTTGAACATTTGGACCTGTACAGAATTTCGGCTGTGACAGCCGCCAATAATACGGGTGCCATCCGAGTTCTCGAGAAGCTCGAATTTACTCAAGAGGGGTGCGAGCGTGAGGCTATATATTGGTCCAACCGACGTTGGGATAGGCTCTTATTCGGGATTTTGCGCACAGAATTTGAATCCAGGCATGATACGGACTACTGA